A part of Salmo salar chromosome ssa18, Ssal_v3.1, whole genome shotgun sequence genomic DNA contains:
- the LOC106577663 gene encoding high affinity immunoglobulin epsilon receptor subunit gamma isoform X1 has product MGGRFPVLSALPLWMSFGSATALGESQICYILDAILFLYGIILTVLYCRLKFFPQMVPVTGAGTEKPAKTEEGIYTGLTPHTADTYETIGQKKRLK; this is encoded by the exons ATGGGAGGCAGATTCCCAGTTCTTTCAGCTCTTCCTCTGTGGATGAGCTTTGGCAGTGCTA cggCCCTGGGTGAGTCTCAGATCTGCTATATCCTGGACGCTATCTTGTTTCTGTACGGTATCATCCTCACCGTGCTCTACTGCAGGCTCAAG TTTTTCCCACAGATGGTTCCGGTGACTGGGGCTGGGACAGAAAAGCCAGCG AAAACGGAGGAGGGTATCTATACG GGTCTGACCCCTCACACTGCGGATACCTATGAGACCATCGGTCAGAAGAAAAGATTGAAGTAG
- the LOC106577663 gene encoding high affinity immunoglobulin epsilon receptor subunit gamma isoform X2 produces the protein MGGRFPVLSALPLWMSFGSATALGESQICYILDAILFLYGIILTVLYCRLKMVPVTGAGTEKPAKTEEGIYTGLTPHTADTYETIGQKKRLK, from the exons ATGGGAGGCAGATTCCCAGTTCTTTCAGCTCTTCCTCTGTGGATGAGCTTTGGCAGTGCTA cggCCCTGGGTGAGTCTCAGATCTGCTATATCCTGGACGCTATCTTGTTTCTGTACGGTATCATCCTCACCGTGCTCTACTGCAGGCTCAAG ATGGTTCCGGTGACTGGGGCTGGGACAGAAAAGCCAGCG AAAACGGAGGAGGGTATCTATACG GGTCTGACCCCTCACACTGCGGATACCTATGAGACCATCGGTCAGAAGAAAAGATTGAAGTAG